The Micropterus dolomieu isolate WLL.071019.BEF.003 ecotype Adirondacks linkage group LG20, ASM2129224v1, whole genome shotgun sequence genome has a segment encoding these proteins:
- the LOC123959216 gene encoding LOW QUALITY PROTEIN: myocardial zonula adherens protein (The sequence of the model RefSeq protein was modified relative to this genomic sequence to represent the inferred CDS: inserted 1 base in 1 codon), protein MLRYGSGRTVSTITTTEDSPESSSERRIRRLRLTLHAGDHGNKEQQTANSDTAEKEKDVNGAWKKKNGLIQRERPAGRESPHQHPRDMTNGAPETSLQQHGPKVYGVVQRMSSDRQQEVMAREWTVNHLQDEMKYIKEVRDSLEKVRERMYGQFGGMQQSMQKLSQEIRAANSNRRSLESEVKIRTSAMESFDQMNSSLISANISLQKSLLENCQNRMDRRDELKSLRSTCEKTQEKLRDKERELAAAQAENQTLRLQVESSREANTQALQELSAKLQQEYEEKLLEEQRKHREEIENLQAQLDEYIRRLEEAESNIRIAEAKIAERDQRIIEVERLLDCMDKEKSQLQKKLQDSEQRLHMMARTDQTDATVAKRSKELQSQTVDLRERIKHLNDMVFCQQRKVKGMIEEVESLRAQVAQKDMFISELLDRIAIVECENNELDDKLKYFMSTQNRPREFLEIREIGVGCDLLHRHEAQRHDVEPPVQREPTHRHPIQHLPPFHPPSPLKLPPITEPTSPTELPSPTEPPSPTEPPSPTEPPSPTEPPSPTEPPSPTQPPSPPSQHPFLYLTRPTQPRTFHSNNLPPSRLESSLLRYTPIQYTRFLQSSPLPSGTFPYTHPSESEPADRSGRDEVDAETNTRSSPEESTSSLSSSQPRSRAPQVFTPFMKLXGSNSKDKHREILK, encoded by the exons ATGCTTCGCTACGGTTCAGGACGAACTGTTTCCACCATCACCACAACAGAGGACTCTCCAGAGTCTTCAAGTGAG aGGAGGATCAGACGTCTCAGGTTAACTCTACATGCAGGAGATCATGGAAACAAGGAGCAACAAACTGCAAACTCAGACACA gCTGAGAAAGAGAAGGATGTCAATGGGGcatggaagaagaagaatgggCTGATCCAAAGAGAGAGGCCAGCTGGCAGGGAGTCACCTCATCAG CACCCCAGAGACATGACCAATGGGGCGCCAGAGACCTCGCTGCAGCAACATGGGCCCAAAGTGTACGGCGTTGTGCAGAGGATGAGCTCGGACAGACAGCAGGAGGTGATGGCACGTGAGTGGACGGTCAATCACCTTCAGGATGAGATGAAGTACATCAAGGAG GTGAGAGATTCTTTGGAAAAGGTGAGAGAGCGTATGTACGGGCAGTTTGGAGGAATGCAGCAATCAATGCAGAAGCTTTCACAGGAAATCAGG gctgcCAATTCAAATCGGAGGAGTCTGGAGTCGGAGGTGAAGATCCGGACGTCAGCCATGGAGAGTTTCGATCAGATGAACAGCTCCCTTATATCTGCTAACATCAGCCTGCAG AAATCCCTCTTGGAGAACTGTCAGAACAGAATGGACAGGAGAGATGAGTTGAAGAGTTTGCGGAGCACCTgtgagaaaacacaagaaaaactcAGAGACAAGGAGAGGGAGCTGGCTGCCGCACAGGCTGAAAACCAGACTTTGAGGCTACAG GTGGAGTCTTCTCGGGAGGCCAACACTCAAGCGCTGCAGGAGCTCTCTGCAAAGCTGCAACAGGAGTACGAGGAAAAGTTGCTAGAGGAACAACGGAAACACAGGGAGGAGATTGAAAACCTACAG GCCCAACTCGATGAGTACATCAGGCGACTAGAGGAAGCAGAGAGTAACATCAGGATTGCCGAGGCCAAGATTGCTGAGCGGGACCAGAGGATTATTGAAGTGGAGCGTCTACTGGACTGTATGGACAAG GAAAAGAGTCAACTCCAAAAGAAGCTGCAGGACAGTGAACAGCGTCTCCACATGATGGCGCGGACAGACCAAACTGATGCAACTGTAGCCAAAAG GTCCAAAGAGCTGCAATCTCAAACTGTGGATCTTCGTGAGAGGATCAAACACTTGAACGACATGGTGTTCTGCCAGCAGAGAAAAGTCAAAGGAATGATTGAGGAG GTTGAATCACTGCGAGCTCAAGTCGCTCAGAAGGATATGTTCATCTCGGAGCTTCTGGACAGAATTGCAATAGTGGAGTGCGAG AATAATGAATTAGACGACAAGCTGAAGTATTTTATGTCCACACAGAATAGGCCGAGAGAATTTCTGGAAATCAGGGAGATAGGAGTAGGCTGTGATCTGCTCCACAG ACATGAAGCACAGAGGCATGATGTTGAACCTCCTGTTCAACGTGAACCAACTCATCGCCATCCCATACAACATCTGCCACCTTTTCATCCTCCATCACCACTGAAACTTCCACCAATCACTGAACCTACATCTCCCACTGAACTTCCATCTCCCACTGAACCACCATCTCCCACTGAACCACCATCTCCCACTGAACCTCCATCACCCACTGAACCTCCATCACCCACTGAGCCTCCATCACCCACACAACCTCCATCCCCTCCCAGTCAACATCCATTCCTCTACCTAACAAGACCCACCCAACCAAGGACGTTCCATTCTAATAACCTTCCACCCAGCAGGCTGGAGTCCAGTTTACTGAGGTACACTCCTATCCAGTACACCCGCTTCCTGCAGTCCAGCCCCTTACCGAGCGGGACATTCCCCTATACCCATCCGTCTGAATCGGAGCCTGCAGACCGGTCCGGCAGAGATGAGGTGGatgcagaaacaaacacacgaTCAAGTCCAGAGGAATCCACTTCATCCCTGTCCTCTTCTCAACCAAGATCAAGAGCCCCGCAAGTTTTTACACCTTTCATGAAAC ATGGAAGTAACAGCAAAGATAAACATAGAGAGATCTTAaagtaa